From one Leptospira stimsonii genomic stretch:
- a CDS encoding lipoprotein LipL21 codes for MINRLIALSVATMIFAACSSTDTGQKDATTVGDGGWTFEGWGGAPEQRNDGKTPRDTTPKDWYYIKFSSRASAKAVAKKSQAMMQSTCREASRLQGASDVVKKMVGETVEAASGVSDGEATASVIVSQSQGVVKGVGVYECKATGSGSDPKDVSKDNWEECQCVIYAKFPGGKDALVAKAQEVSNKQ; via the coding sequence ATGATCAATAGACTTATCGCTCTATCTGTAGCAACAATGATTTTTGCAGCTTGCTCCAGTACCGACACTGGACAAAAAGATGCAACGACTGTCGGTGACGGCGGATGGACATTTGAAGGTTGGGGTGGAGCTCCAGAACAAAGAAACGACGGAAAAACACCAAGAGATACTACTCCAAAAGACTGGTACTATATTAAATTTTCCTCCAGAGCGTCCGCTAAAGCAGTAGCAAAGAAAAGCCAGGCAATGATGCAATCAACTTGCCGCGAAGCTTCCAGACTTCAAGGTGCTTCTGATGTTGTGAAGAAAATGGTTGGTGAAACTGTAGAAGCGGCTTCCGGAGTTTCCGACGGTGAAGCAACTGCTTCTGTGATCGTTTCTCAGTCTCAAGGCGTTGTAAAAGGAGTTGGGGTTTACGAGTGTAAAGCAACCGGTTCCGGCTCCGATCCTAAAGATGTTTCTAAAGACAACTGGGAAGAATGTCAGTGTGTGATCTATGCAAAATTTCCTGGTGGAAAAGATGCATTGGTAGCGAAAGCACAAGAAGTTTCTAACAAACAATAA
- the lenA gene encoding lipoprotein LenA, translating to MKLVKIILLLSFTLSAFTDCKKEEKKDVPQILGTRFANYDQWIYKTPGSDKKEDQVSLVYGMEEVTGLETVEVQIPTKDKKGTIPTEFLKVRTVENKEGFAPLKNFSENVYFVLNATDDAFVKPTITANTKGKLKRGMYCLEQEVIGEFSKVTCYDSILEGDKLVNYYDVWIKTISPNLSKDALLGETIKLLKKASQDLAKSNTATEEEKSKLLTSATEALKKALAKQDEFSTDINNLATKFSLSLE from the coding sequence ATGAAACTTGTAAAAATAATTCTGCTTCTTAGCTTCACTTTGTCGGCTTTTACCGATTGCAAAAAAGAAGAAAAGAAAGACGTCCCACAAATTCTCGGAACTAGATTCGCAAATTATGACCAGTGGATTTATAAAACTCCCGGTAGCGACAAAAAGGAAGATCAAGTATCTCTTGTCTATGGAATGGAAGAAGTTACCGGTTTGGAAACTGTGGAAGTTCAAATTCCGACCAAAGATAAGAAGGGAACTATTCCCACCGAGTTTTTAAAAGTAAGAACGGTAGAAAATAAAGAGGGATTCGCACCCTTAAAAAACTTTTCCGAAAACGTATATTTTGTTTTGAACGCAACGGATGATGCATTCGTTAAGCCAACAATTACAGCCAATACAAAAGGGAAATTGAAAAGAGGTATGTATTGCTTAGAGCAAGAGGTTATCGGAGAATTCTCGAAAGTAACTTGTTACGATTCCATTCTTGAGGGGGACAAACTCGTAAATTACTATGATGTTTGGATTAAAACAATCTCTCCGAATTTGAGTAAGGATGCGCTTTTGGGAGAAACGATCAAACTTTTGAAAAAAGCAAGTCAAGATTTAGCAAAATCTAATACAGCAACAGAAGAGGAAAAATCAAAACTTCTTACATCTGCGACTGAGGCTCTGAAAAAAGCATTAGCGAAGCAGGATGAATTTTCAACGGATATCAACAATTTAGCAACTAAGTTTAGTCTTTCCCTGGAGTAA
- the dusB gene encoding tRNA dihydrouridine synthase DusB translates to MIQIGNVTLPGRISLSPMAGISDSPTRRICRKFGAAFSYTEFVNTDEIVHRAPKALRMFHFLPEERPITFQIFGNRLEVIAESAEIIQELKPDIIDLNMGCSTRKISLRGAGAGLLRRPAHAGKIIEAIKKRVNVPVTAKIRIGWDSENRNYLEVAKILESSGVDALTVHGRTKEMAYTGLADWNAIGEVKANVKIPVFGNGDVKTFREAQEKIKEYKVDGVLIGRNAIGNPWIFSEIKKENLQWNEISSVILQHLSWMIESFGEEFGLVLFRKHLVKYLSGLEFDPEWKSQLLELREFNPFEELLLSPRNFSLSV, encoded by the coding sequence ATGATTCAGATCGGAAATGTCACCTTGCCTGGGAGAATATCACTTTCTCCGATGGCGGGCATTTCCGATTCTCCAACACGTAGAATCTGCAGAAAATTCGGCGCCGCATTTTCCTATACGGAATTTGTGAATACCGATGAAATAGTTCACCGTGCACCGAAAGCGCTCAGGATGTTCCATTTTCTTCCGGAGGAAAGGCCGATTACGTTTCAGATTTTTGGAAATCGACTCGAGGTAATCGCCGAATCAGCGGAAATCATTCAGGAATTAAAGCCGGATATAATCGATCTAAACATGGGCTGTTCTACTCGCAAGATTTCTCTTCGCGGAGCTGGCGCCGGTTTGTTGAGAAGACCCGCACACGCAGGAAAGATTATCGAGGCAATAAAGAAAAGAGTCAATGTCCCTGTGACGGCAAAGATAAGAATCGGCTGGGATTCTGAAAACAGAAATTACCTGGAAGTAGCAAAGATCCTCGAGTCTTCCGGCGTGGACGCTTTAACAGTCCATGGTCGAACAAAGGAAATGGCTTACACCGGTCTTGCGGATTGGAATGCGATCGGCGAAGTGAAAGCGAATGTGAAAATCCCGGTCTTTGGAAACGGTGACGTCAAAACATTCCGAGAAGCGCAAGAAAAGATAAAGGAATATAAAGTTGATGGAGTTCTAATCGGAAGAAATGCGATCGGTAATCCTTGGATTTTCTCAGAGATCAAAAAAGAAAATCTTCAATGGAATGAAATCTCTTCCGTTATTCTGCAACATCTATCTTGGATGATTGAAAGTTTTGGAGAAGAATTCGGCTTGGTTCTCTTTCGAAAACATCTTGTTAAATATCTTTCCGGACTAGAGTTTGATCCCGAGTGGAAATCTCAACTTTTGGAACTTAGGGAATTCAATCCTTTTGAAGAACTTTTACTTTCTCCTCGAAATTTCAGTCTTTCTGTTTGA
- the gyrA gene encoding DNA gyrase subunit A, whose amino-acid sequence MSQEMENETKVLSYNIAGKPDIADALKNGVRVIPVEIEDQMKEAYLGYAMSVIVGRALPDVRDGLKPVHRRILHAMNERAWRSDRPYVKCAKIVGEVIGNYHPHGDASVYEALVRMVQDFSLRVPLIDGQGNFGSIDGDNPAAYRYTEARLEKVAEELLRDIEKDTVSFSPNYDDTKQQPDVLPANFPNLLVNGSSGIAVGMATNIPPHNLKETIDAVIAVIRNPEITIPEILKIIPGPDFPTSGIIIGGEGLISAYTTGKGSIRIRSKVDIEEKKNGREVIVVSEIPYQVNKKVLLEKIGDLVNDKHIEGISEIMDLSDRKGIRVEIHIKKDANAQVILNQLYKMTQLQVSYGITMLAILDNKPKIFNIKEILTAYSAHRRVVIVRRTQFDLDKAEKRAHILEGLKIALENIEEVIKVIRASKNPAEAKEQLMLKFSLSDVQTDAILEMRLQRLTSLEVQKIIDELEEVRKLIVDLKDILAKPSRVNDIVCTELQEVGDKYGTKRKTEISIESIESSSFNAEDLIADEEIVIQITYDQFVKRLPIDTFKRQKRGGKGIQGLSQKRDDVIKIMKAAMTHDSIMFFSNIGKVYVMKAYELPIASKEARGKSLKAIINLREDEYISSVFAFREEDMDKDLLLVTRRGFIKRIHLNEFSNVKKSGIIAIGLRDGDDLIKVEAINDKDEVIIFSRKGLALRIEGNIIRPQGRTASGVTGMRLSPDDTIVGLSKFKEGEDIFVVSEEGYGKRLGFEEFGAKGRGGKGMAYLKVTDKNGFSVGTGSVGAEDEIILITQQGMTIRINAFDISKLGRTAVGVRLVDLKDNDKVQDFTVLGES is encoded by the coding sequence ATGAGTCAAGAGATGGAAAACGAAACAAAAGTCCTAAGCTACAATATTGCAGGAAAACCGGATATCGCGGACGCCTTAAAAAACGGAGTTCGAGTTATTCCTGTAGAAATCGAAGATCAGATGAAAGAGGCGTATCTTGGTTACGCGATGTCGGTCATCGTGGGACGAGCCCTTCCGGATGTCAGAGACGGACTAAAACCCGTTCACAGAAGAATTCTTCATGCGATGAACGAACGCGCGTGGAGAAGTGATCGACCATATGTAAAATGCGCGAAGATCGTCGGGGAAGTAATCGGTAACTATCACCCTCACGGTGACGCTTCCGTTTACGAAGCCCTCGTAAGAATGGTGCAGGATTTCTCTTTAAGAGTCCCTTTGATCGACGGTCAAGGAAACTTTGGTTCGATCGACGGTGACAATCCTGCCGCGTATCGTTATACCGAGGCGAGACTTGAAAAAGTAGCCGAGGAACTTCTACGCGATATCGAAAAGGACACGGTTAGTTTCTCACCTAACTATGATGATACGAAACAACAGCCCGATGTCCTTCCGGCTAATTTTCCGAACCTTCTCGTTAACGGGTCTTCCGGAATCGCCGTGGGAATGGCTACAAACATTCCGCCCCACAACCTCAAAGAAACGATCGATGCCGTTATTGCGGTGATTCGAAATCCTGAAATTACGATTCCCGAAATTCTAAAAATAATTCCAGGACCCGATTTTCCAACGTCTGGAATTATTATCGGCGGTGAGGGACTTATCTCCGCGTATACCACTGGAAAAGGATCGATTCGGATCCGATCCAAAGTTGATATCGAAGAAAAGAAAAACGGAAGAGAAGTGATCGTCGTATCGGAAATTCCGTATCAAGTTAACAAAAAAGTTCTATTGGAGAAAATCGGCGATCTTGTTAACGATAAACACATTGAGGGTATTTCGGAAATTATGGATCTCTCCGACCGGAAGGGGATTCGAGTTGAGATTCATATTAAGAAAGACGCAAATGCTCAGGTTATTCTAAACCAACTTTATAAGATGACTCAGCTTCAGGTAAGTTACGGAATCACGATGCTTGCGATCCTGGATAATAAACCGAAGATTTTCAATATTAAAGAAATTCTCACGGCTTACTCCGCGCACAGACGAGTCGTTATCGTAAGAAGAACCCAGTTCGATTTAGACAAAGCCGAAAAACGCGCTCATATTTTAGAAGGTTTGAAAATCGCCTTAGAAAATATCGAAGAAGTAATCAAGGTAATTCGCGCTTCGAAAAATCCGGCTGAGGCGAAAGAGCAGTTGATGTTGAAGTTTAGTCTTTCCGACGTTCAGACGGACGCTATTCTCGAGATGAGATTACAGAGACTTACCTCTCTCGAAGTACAAAAAATCATCGATGAATTGGAAGAAGTTCGAAAGCTCATTGTCGATTTGAAAGATATTCTCGCTAAACCTTCTCGCGTAAACGATATCGTTTGCACCGAACTTCAGGAAGTCGGAGATAAATACGGAACAAAAAGAAAAACGGAAATTTCTATCGAAAGTATCGAAAGTTCTTCTTTTAATGCGGAAGACTTGATTGCTGACGAAGAAATCGTAATTCAAATCACCTATGATCAATTCGTAAAACGACTTCCAATCGACACTTTCAAAAGACAGAAACGAGGCGGAAAAGGGATTCAAGGTCTTTCACAAAAACGAGACGACGTGATCAAGATCATGAAGGCCGCGATGACTCATGATAGTATCATGTTCTTTTCTAATATTGGAAAGGTCTATGTGATGAAGGCATATGAACTTCCAATCGCTTCCAAGGAAGCTAGGGGAAAATCCTTAAAAGCGATTATCAACCTAAGAGAAGATGAATACATTTCTTCCGTCTTTGCATTCAGAGAAGAAGACATGGACAAGGATCTTCTCCTTGTAACTCGAAGAGGATTTATCAAACGAATTCATCTGAATGAATTTAGCAACGTCAAGAAGTCGGGAATTATCGCGATCGGACTCCGTGACGGTGACGACCTCATAAAAGTGGAAGCGATCAACGATAAGGACGAAGTGATTATCTTCTCGAGAAAAGGTCTAGCATTGAGAATCGAAGGAAATATCATTCGCCCGCAAGGCCGTACGGCAAGCGGCGTAACAGGTATGAGACTTTCTCCGGATGATACAATTGTAGGACTCAGTAAATTCAAAGAAGGCGAAGACATCTTCGTGGTTTCGGAAGAAGGTTATGGAAAACGCCTTGGGTTCGAGGAGTTTGGCGCTAAGGGAAGAGGCGGAAAGGGAATGGCTTATCTAAAAGTAACGGATAAGAACGGATTTTCCGTAGGAACTGGTTCCGTCGGTGCGGAAGATGAAATCATTCTGATCACACAACAGGGAATGACGATTCGTATCAACGCATTCGATATTTCTAAATTAGGAAGAACTGCTGTCGGAGTACGTCTGGTTGATCTGAAGGATAACGACAAAGTACAAGACTTTACGGTTCTCGGAGAAAGTTAA
- the gyrB gene encoding DNA topoisomerase (ATP-hydrolyzing) subunit B, translating into MSQEEASYSAGQIKILEGLEAVRKRPGMYIGTQDETGLHKMVYEVVDNSVDEAMAGHCTEIKISILPDNIIEVRDNGRGIPVDIHPDKQISTIEVVMTILHAGGKFENDAYKVSGGLHGVGVSVVNALSEWLVVEVFQKGKIYTQKYEKGIPVSPVEAKGESSERGTIVRFKPDASIFTTVDFQFDVLSARFRELAFLNKGLILTVEDRRRGNGGENLLKNEFQFSGGIVSFVEHINENKHPMHKVIHFERNKEDVIAEISIQYSETYTESIFCFTNNINNNLGGTHLEGFRAALTRTLNDFLKKDTVMAKKHPTGLSGEDVKEGLTAVISVKIPQPQFNSQTKEKLVNAEIKGIMQTLTSEGLTLFFEENPNITKRILEKCILSAKAREAARKARDLTRRKTVLEGGGLPGKLADCSEKDPAHSEIYLVEGDSAGGSAKQGRDRNTQAILPLKGKILNVEKARLDKILASEEIRILVSALGTGIGEDEFNIDKIRYHKIMIMTDADIDGSHIRTLLLTFFFRYMRPVIERGYLYVAQPPLYLIKHGKNSTYAYSDKEKEELLKTVGNDKVVIQRYKGLGEMNPEQLWETTMDPSNRVVLKVKLDDFVEAEETFNVLMGDEVHPRKMFIEVNAAKVANLDL; encoded by the coding sequence ATGAGCCAAGAAGAAGCAAGCTACAGCGCCGGTCAGATTAAGATTTTAGAAGGTCTGGAAGCTGTTCGAAAACGTCCCGGGATGTACATTGGAACTCAGGATGAGACAGGGCTTCACAAAATGGTCTATGAAGTTGTCGATAACTCCGTGGATGAGGCAATGGCCGGTCACTGTACAGAAATCAAAATCAGCATTCTTCCCGATAACATCATCGAAGTAAGAGATAACGGCCGTGGTATTCCGGTCGACATTCACCCGGACAAGCAAATCTCCACGATCGAAGTCGTAATGACGATTCTTCATGCCGGTGGTAAGTTTGAAAACGACGCCTACAAGGTTTCCGGCGGACTGCACGGGGTTGGGGTTTCGGTTGTGAACGCACTTTCCGAATGGCTTGTCGTAGAGGTTTTTCAAAAAGGAAAAATCTATACTCAAAAATACGAGAAAGGAATTCCGGTTTCTCCCGTTGAAGCGAAAGGAGAATCATCGGAGAGAGGGACAATCGTTCGTTTCAAACCGGACGCTTCCATCTTTACAACGGTCGATTTTCAATTCGATGTTCTTTCCGCTCGTTTTAGAGAATTAGCTTTTTTGAATAAAGGCTTGATTTTAACCGTCGAGGATCGAAGACGCGGAAACGGAGGTGAGAATTTACTTAAGAACGAATTCCAGTTTTCAGGCGGTATCGTTTCTTTCGTGGAACATATCAACGAAAACAAACATCCAATGCACAAAGTGATTCACTTTGAAAGAAATAAAGAGGATGTGATTGCTGAGATTTCGATTCAATACTCGGAAACTTACACGGAAAGTATTTTTTGTTTCACCAATAACATCAATAACAACTTAGGTGGAACTCACTTGGAAGGTTTTCGTGCCGCGCTCACGAGAACTCTCAATGACTTCCTAAAAAAAGATACCGTCATGGCAAAGAAACATCCAACCGGTTTATCCGGTGAAGATGTTAAGGAAGGATTGACTGCGGTTATTTCGGTTAAGATTCCTCAACCTCAGTTCAATTCTCAGACAAAAGAAAAATTGGTGAATGCGGAGATCAAAGGTATTATGCAAACTTTGACTTCGGAAGGTCTGACTCTTTTCTTTGAAGAGAATCCAAACATAACAAAAAGAATATTAGAAAAATGTATTCTTTCCGCGAAGGCTAGGGAAGCCGCTCGGAAAGCCAGAGATCTAACCAGAAGAAAAACGGTTTTAGAAGGCGGTGGTCTTCCGGGAAAACTCGCTGACTGTTCCGAAAAAGATCCTGCTCATTCTGAAATTTATCTCGTCGAGGGAGATTCTGCCGGCGGATCCGCGAAACAAGGAAGAGATCGAAACACACAGGCGATTCTTCCATTGAAAGGAAAAATTCTCAACGTGGAGAAAGCAAGATTGGATAAGATTCTCGCGAGTGAAGAGATTCGGATTTTGGTTTCCGCGCTGGGAACTGGAATCGGTGAGGATGAGTTTAATATCGATAAGATTCGGTATCATAAAATTATGATTATGACCGATGCGGATATAGACGGCTCTCATATTCGAACTCTTCTCCTTACATTCTTCTTTCGTTATATGCGTCCCGTGATTGAAAGAGGATATCTCTATGTCGCGCAACCCCCTCTTTATTTAATCAAACACGGTAAAAATTCTACCTATGCTTACTCGGACAAAGAAAAAGAAGAACTATTGAAAACGGTCGGTAACGATAAGGTTGTGATTCAACGTTACAAAGGTTTGGGAGAGATGAATCCGGAACAACTTTGGGAAACCACGATGGATCCTTCCAATCGAGTGGTTTTGAAAGTGAAGTTGGACGATTTTGTGGAAGCGGAGGAAACATTCAACGTTCTTATGGGCGATGAAGTTCATCCTAGAAAAATGTTTATCGAAGTAAATGCGGCTAAGGTAGCAAACTTGGATCTTTGA
- a CDS encoding DUF721 domain-containing protein — protein sequence MKDDLISSKKIETEEFKSVLNQLGITEESLQEKISLNTLRNRWKEIVGPVFASHSEVNSIQFGKLRIVVSHNAYKQELLFLQNRILRQASQFLGKGVVRSLEISIGKLSNLVNSKQPETKEKKGLEGKEDLIAILEKETDPEVKKRYLEILQYL from the coding sequence ATGAAAGACGATCTGATTTCATCCAAAAAGATTGAAACCGAAGAATTTAAGTCGGTTCTCAATCAGCTCGGTATTACGGAAGAAAGCCTTCAAGAAAAAATTTCTCTGAACACACTCCGAAATCGATGGAAAGAAATCGTAGGTCCAGTCTTTGCTTCTCATTCCGAAGTCAATTCGATCCAATTCGGAAAATTAAGAATCGTAGTTTCCCACAATGCTTACAAACAAGAGTTGCTTTTTCTTCAAAACCGAATCCTCAGACAAGCATCTCAGTTTCTTGGTAAAGGAGTGGTTCGTTCTCTTGAAATTTCAATCGGCAAATTATCGAACCTTGTGAATTCTAAACAGCCGGAAACCAAAGAAAAAAAAGGCTTAGAAGGCAAAGAGGATTTAATTGCCATTCTTGAGAAAGAAACCGATCCGGAAGTTAAAAAACGTTATCTCGAGATTCTTCAATATCTTTGA
- the recF gene encoding DNA replication/repair protein RecF (All proteins in this family for which functions are known are DNA-binding proteins that assist the filamentation of RecA onto DNA for the initiation of recombination or recombinational repair.): protein MFLKHLTLQNFRSHEELSLDFHSRLIFFVGDNGEGKTNILEAICMLSWLKSFRESEDGNLIRWGAENYFIRGRIQENQKESVLEIGYTAKPTVKRRLKFNQEEIKKRTDLIGKFITVLLTPMDLKIIEGGPAERRKFIDAFISSFDPFYLDSLLEYNKILKHRNALLKTGNSDSSQLSIWEKRLVEKGTIILNKRKDIVFELNSFYQSNLDKLSGGKDGLTLIYKPDVKDEQEFFEKLNRNLGRDLRLGYTSAGIHRDDLFIGTDSRDITEFGSQGQKRSAVIALKAATFNYYKNVLNKTPVLLIDDVIRELDVKRREYFVDLVVNAGQAFFTTTDLEGIQDYVGKLEDQKQIFMIQNGEVRSVE, encoded by the coding sequence ATGTTTCTAAAACATCTTACACTTCAAAACTTTCGGAGTCACGAAGAACTGAGCCTGGACTTTCATTCCAGGCTTATTTTTTTTGTGGGAGATAACGGAGAAGGAAAAACAAATATTCTCGAAGCGATTTGTATGCTCTCTTGGTTAAAAAGTTTTCGCGAGTCGGAAGACGGAAATCTAATTCGTTGGGGAGCGGAGAATTATTTTATTCGTGGAAGGATTCAGGAGAACCAAAAGGAATCCGTTTTAGAAATCGGATACACTGCAAAACCTACAGTAAAAAGAAGATTAAAATTCAATCAGGAAGAAATCAAAAAAAGAACGGATCTGATCGGAAAATTTATTACCGTTCTTTTGACTCCAATGGATTTGAAAATCATCGAAGGTGGTCCCGCTGAAAGAAGAAAGTTTATCGATGCATTCATTTCGTCATTTGATCCTTTTTATTTGGATTCGTTGCTGGAATATAATAAAATTCTAAAACATAGAAATGCACTTCTGAAAACTGGAAATTCGGATTCTTCTCAACTTTCTATTTGGGAAAAGAGACTTGTGGAGAAAGGGACGATAATTCTAAATAAAAGAAAGGATATCGTTTTTGAACTGAATTCATTCTACCAATCCAACTTGGATAAATTGAGTGGAGGAAAGGACGGCTTAACATTGATTTACAAACCGGACGTCAAAGACGAACAGGAATTCTTTGAGAAACTGAATCGAAACCTGGGACGCGATCTTCGTCTCGGATATACTTCGGCAGGAATTCATAGAGACGATCTCTTTATCGGAACGGATTCCCGTGATATCACTGAGTTCGGTTCTCAAGGTCAAAAACGAAGCGCCGTTATCGCCTTAAAAGCCGCTACCTTCAATTATTATAAGAATGTCCTGAATAAAACCCCGGTCCTTTTGATTGACGACGTGATCCGAGAATTGGACGTGAAACGAAGGGAGTATTTTGTAGACTTAGTAGTCAACGCCGGTCAGGCTTTTTTTACTACGACCGATTTGGAAGGAATTCAGGATTATGTCGGTAAACTCGAAGACCAAAAGCAGATTTTTATGATTCAGAATGGAGAAGTTCGTTCCGTAGAATGA
- the dnaN gene encoding DNA polymerase III subunit beta, producing MKIKINTSEFLKAIHAVEGVISAREIKSVLSNLKIEAEGKEVFLSATDLEISIKTSVPADVIQPGSISLPAKQLSSFFKTINFEETILSLEESDGDSSIAYITDASGKNDYKSKISGMDAEEIKTISKVNSSQVSSFPSTLINDMIRKTSYAIAHEDQRFIFNGLYMIPNETKLIFVGTDGRRLCKIERTLPAPLQFKESIIVPAKAIREISKMIATSETGNIGLIDSQIYASANNIELLCKLIEGNFPNYEQVIPKSTKFSTSISKEEFQVSLRQVMTAAEEPSRQVRLTFTKNNLNFFAQTLGASEASINKSIEYSGDEVTIAFKGEYLMDIFRSIDDTEVKIEFSDSSSPVIFKDPSDPEFISVIMPMKI from the coding sequence TTGAAAATAAAAATAAACACATCTGAATTCTTAAAAGCGATTCATGCTGTTGAAGGTGTGATCTCCGCAAGAGAGATTAAATCTGTATTATCAAATCTTAAAATAGAGGCGGAAGGAAAAGAAGTTTTCCTTTCTGCGACGGATCTTGAAATCTCTATTAAAACTTCAGTTCCGGCGGACGTCATTCAACCGGGAAGTATTTCTTTACCGGCAAAACAACTTTCCAGTTTTTTTAAAACGATTAACTTTGAAGAAACGATTCTTTCTTTAGAAGAATCCGACGGAGATTCTTCGATCGCATATATTACCGATGCGTCCGGAAAAAACGATTACAAGTCGAAAATTTCCGGAATGGACGCCGAAGAAATTAAAACGATTTCCAAAGTCAATTCTTCTCAAGTCTCTTCCTTTCCAAGTACGCTGATCAATGATATGATCCGTAAAACTTCGTATGCGATTGCGCACGAAGATCAAAGATTTATTTTCAACGGTCTTTATATGATTCCGAACGAAACAAAATTAATCTTTGTGGGAACCGATGGAAGGAGACTCTGTAAGATTGAAAGAACACTTCCCGCACCTTTACAATTCAAAGAATCGATTATCGTTCCTGCAAAGGCAATTCGCGAAATTTCGAAGATGATCGCCACGTCGGAAACCGGTAACATAGGTTTGATCGATAGTCAGATTTATGCGTCCGCAAATAACATAGAACTCTTATGTAAATTGATTGAAGGAAATTTTCCGAACTACGAACAAGTTATCCCTAAGAGCACAAAATTCTCCACTTCGATTTCGAAAGAAGAATTTCAAGTTTCTCTAAGACAGGTTATGACAGCCGCTGAAGAACCTTCGAGACAAGTAAGACTCACATTTACGAAGAACAATTTAAATTTCTTTGCACAAACTCTCGGCGCATCGGAAGCCAGTATCAACAAATCCATAGAATACTCTGGAGACGAAGTGACCATAGCCTTCAAAGGAGAATACCTCATGGATATTTTTAGATCGATCGACGATACGGAAGTAAAGATTGAATTCTCGGATTCCAGTTCGCCAGTGATTTTCAAAGATCCGTCCGACCCCGAATTTATTTCCGTGATTATGCCGATGAAAATTTAA